From a single Brassica rapa cultivar Chiifu-401-42 chromosome A01, CAAS_Brap_v3.01, whole genome shotgun sequence genomic region:
- the LOC103249150 gene encoding retinoblastoma-related protein 1 isoform X2 codes for MEEVQPPVTPPIDPNGKRSEATLLDLCEKVLSLEGSVCDEALKLFTETKRILSANMANIGSGTREEVERFWFAFILYSVKMLTVRKQVDGQSVSGDNGFNLCQILRALKLNIVDFFKELPQFVVKAGPVLCELYGADWENRLQAKELQANFVHLSLLSKYYKRGYREFFLTYDANAEKTSANSASYLPDSYRFGWLLFLALRNHAFSRFKDLVTCTNGLVSVLAILIVHVPCRFRNFSIQDSSRFVKKGDKEVDLVASLCKIYDASEDELRKIMNKANSLIETILKKKPSAASACKTDTLDNINTDGLTYFEDLLDESSISTSLTTLEKDYDETVCNKGELDERVFINEEDSLLGSGSLSAGAVNLTGAKRKIDSLSSPARTFISPLSPHKSPAAKTTVTATPVSTAMTTAKWLRTVICPLPPKPSPGLELFLKSCDRDITNDVTRRAHVILEAIFPNSSLGDQCAGGSLQPVNLMDDIWAQQRRLEAVKLYYRVLEAMCKAEAQILHVNNLNSLLTNERFHRCMLACSAELVLATHKSITMLFPAVLERTGITAFDLSKVIESFIRHEDSLPRELRRHLNSLEERLLESMVWERGSSMYNSLIVAKAPLALEINRLGLLAEPMPSLDAIAALINFSEGSSNHASSVQKAEACPGQNGDIKSPKRLCTDYRSILVERSSFASPVKERLLALGNVKSKTLPPPLQSAFATPTRPNPGGGGETCAETGINIFFTKINKLAAVRINGMVERLQLSQQIRESVYCLFQRVLAQRTSLLFNRHIDQIILCCFYGVAKISQMSLTFREIIYNYRKQPQCKPLVFRSVFVDSSQGRRQGRVGPDHVDIITFYNDVFIPAVKPLLVEIVPVKKGQAVEANNNPEGHCPGSPKVSVFPSVPDMSPKKVSAVHNVYVSPLRGSKMDALISHSSKSYYACVGESTHAYQSPSKDLSAINNRLNNNNSSNRKRTLKFDVEAGLVSDSMVGNSLYQQNQNQNQNETDASNQNQNGSDASSSGGAPFKTEPQD; via the exons ATGGAAGAAGTTCAGCCACCAGTGACTCCACCCATTGACCCTAATGGGAAAAGAAGTGAAGCAACTCTCTTAGACTTATGCGAG aAAGTTCTTTCTCTTGAAGGGAGCGTTTGCGATGAAGCTTTGAAGTTGTTTACTGAAACCAAACGGATCTTGTCTGCAAACATGGCCAACATTGGAAGTGGAACT cgagaggaagtagagaggtTCTGGTTTGCGTTCATTCTCTATTCAGTGAAGATGCTTACTGTGAGAAAACAAGTGGACGGACAGTCAGTGTCTGGTGATAATGGGTTTAATCTATGTCAGATACTGAGGGCTCTAAAGCTGAA TATTGTGGATTTTTTTAAAGAGTTACCTCAGTTTGTGGTGAAGGCTGGTCCTGTGCTTTGTGAACTTTATGGTGCTGACTGGGAGAACAGACTTCAG GCAAAGGAGCTGCAGGCTAACTTTGTGCATCTTAGCCTTCTTAGCAA ATACTACAAACGTGGGTACCGTGAGTTCTTCTTGACATACGATGCAAACGCTGAAAAGACCTCAGCAAACTCTGCTAGTTACTTGCCGGATAGTTACCGTTTTGGATGGCTACTCTTCTTGGCACTCCGAAACCATGCTTTTAGTCGGTTTAAAGACCTTGTGACATGCACTAATGGCCTAGTTTCTGTATTG GCTATTTTGATCGTACACGTTCCTTGCCGGTTTAGAAACTTCAGCATCCAAGACTCTTCACGCTTTG TTAAGAAAGGTGACAAAGAGGTGGACTTGGTTGCATCACTTTGCAAGATATATGACGCCTCAGAAGATGAGTTGAGGAAAATAATGAACAAAGCAAATAGTTTGATAGAAACAAtactgaagaagaagccatctGCAGCATCTGCATGCAAAACTGACACGCTAGATAATATTAACACAG ATGGATTGACCTACTTTGAGGATTTACTGGATGAATCATCCATCTCAACCAGCTTGACCACACTAGAAAAAGACTACGATGAAACAGTCTGTAACAAAGGCGAGCTTGATGAGAGGGTATTCATCAACGAAGAGGATAGCTTACTCGGATCCGGAAGCTTATCTGCAGGAGCTGTGAATCTCACCGGCGCTAAAAGGAAAATTGATTCTTTGAGCTCACCCGCGAGGACTTTTATAAGCCCACTCTCTCCTCATAAGTCACCTGCAGCTAAGACAACTGTTACAGCAACACCAGTGAGCACAGCGATGACAACTGCCAAATGGCTCAGAACCGTTATATGTCCGCTTCCGCCAAAGCCTTCTCCTGGTTTGGAGCTTTTCTTGAAATCTTGCGATAGGGATATAACAAACGATGTCACAAGAAGAGCGCATGTGATACTGGAAGCTATTTTTCCGAATAGCTCGCTTGGGGACCAATGCGCAGGCGGGAGCTTGCAGCCTGTGAACCTCATGGACGACATATGGGCGCAGCAGAGAAGATTAGAAGCTGTGAAGTTATACTACAGAGTCCTCGAGGCGATGTGTAAAGCAGAAGCTCAGATTCTGCACGTGAACAACTTGAACTCTTTGCTGACGAACGAGAGGTTCCACAGATGCATGCTGGCGTGTTCGGCTGAGCTGGTTCTGGCTACTCACAAGAGCATAACGATGTTGTTTCCTGCTGTTCTGGAGAGGACTGGGATCACGGCCTTTGATCTCAGCAAGGTGATTGAGAGTTTTATCAGGCATGAGGATTCTCTGCCGAGAGAGCTGAGACGGCATCTGAACTCGCTTGAGGAGCGGCTTCTGGAGAGTATGGTGTGGGAGAGAGGCTCCTCCATGTACAACTCTCTGATTGTCGCCAAGGCACCGCTTGCGTTGGAGATTAATAGGCTCGGATTGTTAGCTGAACCGATGCCGTCTCTTGATGCTATTGCAGCTCTTATTAACTTCTCTGAAGGATCATCAAATCATGCATCATCTGTCCAAAAGGCTGAAGCATGTCCAG GACAAAATGGAGATATTAAATCGCCCAAAAGACTGTGTACTGACTACCGCAGCATTCTAGTTGAACGGAGCTCCTTTGCATCACCAGTGAAGGAGCGTCTGTTGGCATTAGGCAACGTTAAATCCAAGACGCTGCCACCTCCGTTGCAGTCTGCATTTGCTAC TCCCACACGGCCTAACCCAGGAGGCGGAGGAGAAACTTGTGCAGAAACTGGTATCAATATATTCTTCACCAAG ATCAATAAATTAGCTGCGGTTAGAATCAACGGAATGGTGGAAAGGCTACAACTTTCGCAGCAAATAAGAGAGAGTGTATACTGTCTCTTCCAACGTGTGCTTGCTCAGAGGACTTCTCTTTTGTTTAATCGCCATATTGACCAGATCATTCTCTGTTGCTTTTACGGTGTGGCCAAG ATATCCCAAATGAGCCTGACGTTCAGGGAAATCATATACAACTATAGGAAGCAACCACAGTGTAAACCACTAGTTTTCCGCAGCGTTTTTGTGGATTCGTCACAGGGTCGTCGTCAAGGG AGAGTAGGACCAGATCATGTTGACATCATCACATTCTACAACGATGTTTTTATCCCAGCGGTAAAGCCGTTGCTGGTGGAGATAGTTCCTGTGAAGAAGGGCCAGGCCGTGGAGGCCAATAATAATCCTGAAG GTCATTGTCCTGGATCGCCAAAGGTGTCGGTGTTTCCTAGTGTTCCAGACATGTCTCCTAAAAAAGTATCTGCTGTGCACAATGTGTACGTTTCTCCCCTAAGAGGATCCAAG ATGGATGCTCTTATCTCACACAGCTCAAAGAGTTACTACGCTTGTGTTGGAGAGAGCACACATGCTTACCAGAGCCCTTCAAAAGACTTATCTGCCATCAACAACCGCTTGAAcaa CAACAACAGCAGCAACCGCAAGAGGACGCTTAAGTTTGACGTAGAAGCAGGACTGGTAAGCGATTCCATGGTGGGAAACAGTCTTTAccaacaaaaccaaaaccaaaaccaaaatgaGACCGATGCttcaaatcaaaaccaaaatggAAGCGATGCATCCTCTTCAGGTGGTGCTCCCTTTAAAACCGAGCCACAAGATTGA
- the LOC103249150 gene encoding retinoblastoma-related protein 1 (The RefSeq protein has 14 substitutions compared to this genomic sequence), producing the protein MEEVQPPVTPPIDPNGKRSEATLLDLCEKVLSLEGSVCDEALKLFTETKRILSANMANIGSGTREEVERFWFAFILYSVKMLTVRKQVGGQSVSGDNGFNLCQILRALKLNIVDFFKELPQFVVKAGPVLCELYGADWENRLQAKELQANFVHLSLLSKYYKRGYREFFLTYDANAEKTSANSASYLPDSYRFGWLLFLALRNHAFSRFKDLVTCTNGLVSVLAILIIHVPCRFRNFNIQDSSRFVKKGDKDVDLVASLCKIYDASEDELRKIMNKANCLIETILKKKPSPASGCKSDTLDNINPDGLTYFEDLLDESSISTSLTTLEKDYDDTVCNKGELDERVFINEEDSLLGSGSLSAGAVNLTGAKRKIDSLSSPARTFISPLSPHKSPAAKSTVTATPVSTAMTTAKWLRTVICPLPPKPSPGLELFLKSCDRDITNDVTRRAHVILEAIFPNSSLGDQCAGGSLQPVNLMDDIWAQQRRLEAVKLYYRVLEAMCKAEAQILHVNNLNSLLTNERFHRCMLACSAELVLATHKSITMLFPAVLERTGITAFDLSKVIESFIRHEDSLPRELRRHLNSLEERLLESMVWERGSSMYNSLIVAKAPLGLEINRLGLLAEPMPSLDAIAALINFSEGSSNHASSVQKAEACPGQNGDIKSPKRLCTDYRSILVERSSFASPVKERLLALGNVKSKTLPPPLQSAFATPTRPNPGGGGETCAETGINIFLTKINKLAAVRINGMVERLQLSQQTRESVYCLFQRVLAQRTSLLFNRHIDQIILCCFYGVAKISQMSLTFREIIYNYRKQPQCKPLVFRSVFVDSSQGRRQGRVGPDHVDIITFYNDVFIPAVKPLLVEIVPVKKGQAVEANNNPEGHCPGSPKVSVFPSVPDMSPKKVSAVHNVYVSPLRGSKMDALISHSSKSYYACVGESTHAYQSPSKDLSAINNRLNNNNSSNRKRTLKFDVEAGLVSDSMVGNSLYQQNQNQNQNETDASNQNQNGSDASSSGGAPFKTEPQD; encoded by the exons ATGGAAGAAGTTCAGCCACCAGTGACTCCACCCATTGACCCTAATGGGAAAAGAAGTGAAGCAACTCTCTTAGACTTATGCGAG aAAGTTCTTTCTCTTGAAGGGAGCGTTTGCGATGAAGCTTTGAAGTTGTTTACTGAAACCAAACGGATCTTGTCTGCAAACATGGCCAACATTGGAAGTGGAACT cgagaggaagtagagaggtTCTGGTTTGCGTTCATTCTCTATTCAGTGAAGATGCTTACTGTGAGAAAACAAGTGGACGGACAGTCAGTGTCTGGTGATAATGGGTTTAATCTATGTCAGATACTGAGGGCTCTAAAGCTGAA TATTGTGGATTTTTTTAAAGAGTTACCTCAGTTTGTGGTGAAGGCTGGTCCTGTGCTTTGTGAACTTTATGGTGCTGACTGGGAGAACAGACTTCAG GCAAAGGAGCTGCAGGCTAACTTTGTGCATCTTAGCCTTCTTAGCAA ATACTACAAACGTGGGTACCGTGAGTTCTTCTTGACATACGATGCAAACGCTGAAAAGACCTCAGCAAACTCTGCTAGTTACTTGCCGGATAGTTACCGTTTTGGATGGCTACTCTTCTTGGCACTCCGAAACCATGCTTTTAGTCGGTTTAAAGACCTTGTGACATGCACTAATGGCCTAGTTTCTGTATTG GCTATTTTGATCGTACACGTTCCTTGCCGGTTTAGAAACTTCAGCATCCAAGACTCTTCACGCTTTG TTAAGAAAGGTGACAAAGAGGTGGACTTGGTTGCATCACTTTGCAAGATATATGACGCCTCAGAAGATGAGTTGAGGAAAATAATGAACAAAGCAAATAGTTTGATAGAAACAAtactgaagaagaagccatctGCAGCATCTGCATGCAAAACTGACACGCTAGATAATATTAACACAG ATGGATTGACCTACTTTGAGGATTTACTGGATGAATCATCCATCTCAACCAGCTTGACCACACTAGAAAAAGACTACGATGAAACAGTCTGTAACAAAGGCGAGCTTGATGAGAGGGTATTCATCAACGAAGAGGATAGCTTACTCGGATCCGGAAGCTTATCTGCAGGAGCTGTGAATCTCACCGGCGCTAAAAGGAAAATTGATTCTTTGAGCTCACCCGCGAGGACTTTTATAAGCCCACTCTCTCCTCATAAGTCACCTGCAGCTAAGACAACTGTTACAGCAACACCAGTGAGCACAGCGATGACAACTGCCAAATGGCTCAGAACCGTTATATGTCCGCTTCCGCCAAAGCCTTCTCCTGGTTTGGAGCTTTTCTTGAAATCTTGCGATAGGGATATAACAAACGATGTCACAAGAAGAGCGCATGTGATACTGGAAGCTATTTTTCCGAATAGCTCGCTTGGGGACCAATGCGCAGGCGGGAGCTTGCAGCCTGTGAACCTCATGGACGACATATGGGCGCAGCAGAGAAGATTAGAAGCTGTGAAGTTATACTACAGAGTCCTCGAGGCGATGTGTAAAGCAGAAGCTCAGATTCTGCACGTGAACAACTTGAACTCTTTGCTGACGAACGAGAGGTTCCACAGATGCATGCTGGCGTGTTCGGCTGAGCTGGTTCTGGCTACTCACAAGAGCATAACGATGTTGTTTCCTGCTGTTCTGGAGAGGACTGGGATCACGGCCTTTGATCTCAGCAAGGTGATTGAGAGTTTTATCAGGCATGAGGATTCTCTGCCGAGAGAGCTGAGACGGCATCTGAACTCGCTTGAGGAGCGGCTTCTGGAGAGTATGGTGTGGGAGAGAGGCTCCTCCATGTACAACTCTCTGATTGTCGCCAAGGCACCGCTTGCGTTGGAGATTAATAGGCTCGGATTGTTAGCTGAACCGATGCCGTCTCTTGATGCTATTGCAGCTCTTATTAACTTCTCTGAAGGATCATCAAATCATGCATCATCTGTCCAAAAGGCTGAAGCATGTCCAG GACAAAATGGAGATATTAAATCGCCCAAAAGACTGTGTACTGACTACCGCAGCATTCTAGTTGAACGGAGCTCCTTTGCATCACCAGTGAAGGAGCGTCTGTTGGCATTAGGCAACGTTAAATCCAAGACGCTGCCACCTCCGTTGCAGTCTGCATTTGCTAC TCCCACACGGCCTAACCCAGGAGGCGGAGGAGAAACTTGTGCAGAAACTGGTATCAATATATTCTTCACCAAG ATCAATAAATTAGCTGCGGTTAGAATCAACGGAATGGTGGAAAGGCTACAACTTTCGCAGCAAATAAGAGAGAGTGTATACTGTCTCTTCCAACGTGTGCTTGCTCAGAGGACTTCTCTTTTGTTTAATCGCCATATTGACCAGATCATTCTCTGTTGCTTTTACGGTGTGGCCAAG ATATCCCAAATGAGCCTGACGTTCAGGGAAATCATATACAACTATAGGAAGCAACCACAGTGTAAACCACTAGTTTTCCGCAGCGTTTTTGTGGATTCGTCACAGGGTCGTCGTCAAGGG AGAGTAGGACCAGATCATGTTGACATCATCACATTCTACAACGATGTTTTTATCCCAGCGGTAAAGCCGTTGCTGGTGGAGATAGTTCCTGTGAAGAAGGGCCAGGCCGTGGAGGCCAATAATAATCCTGAAG GTCATTGTCCTGGATCGCCAAAGGTGTCGGTGTTTCCTAGTGTTCCAGACATGTCTCCTAAAAAAGTATCTGCTGTGCACAATGTGTACGTTTCTCCCCTAAGAGGATCCAAG ATGGATGCTCTTATCTCACACAGCTCAAAGAGTTACTACGCTTGTGTTGGAGAGAGCACACATGCTTACCAGAGCCCTTCAAAAGACTTATCTGCCATCAACAACCGCTTGAAcaa CAACAACAGCAGCAACCGCAAGAGGACGCTTAAGTTTGACGTAGAAGCAGGACTGGTAAGCGATTCCATGGTGGGAAACAGTCTTTAccaacaaaaccaaaaccaaaaccaaaatgaGACCGATGCttcaaatcaaaaccaaaatggAAGCGATGCATCCTCTTCAGGTGGTGCTCCCTTTAAAACCGAGCCACAAGATTGA